The sequence GATATGGACTTGAATACACTGTGTTCCGGATTGTTTTCCGACAATCTGGATCGCATGGGATTTTGTAAGCAGATCGTTTCCGGATGGAAAAGCAACTGGATGCCTTTCCGTTTTATGGGACGTGCACGTACTATTCGTCTAGAGGCGCTGGAGACGTCCGATGAACGGATTGAAGAAGGGCTGACTTTTCTTGAATCGCTGCATTCAGGGGACGTTTTTTTGGTTGAAGGGTGTGATCAGTTTGCCTATTTCGGTGAGCTGATGACTCGTCTCAGCGTACGGCAGGGCGTCAGCGGGGTAATCATTGATGGATTAACCAGAGATTCTGTTTATACCCATGTCCAGCATGATCTGCCCATGCTCTTTCGTGGGCTTACCCCTGTTGATATCAAGGGACGTGGCCGCGTGGCGGCATGTGATGAAACGATTCATATTGGGGGTGTTGCTGTCGAGCCCGGTCAGTTTGTGTTTGCTGACTCTGACGCGCTGGTCGTGGTTCCTCCCGAATGTGAAGAGGAGCTCTATGAGGCTATTCAGCGAAATATAACCGACGAAAAAGACGTCATTGAGTTGATCGACTGCGGCGCCTCTGTAGCGGAAATTCTTTGTCGAGTTCATGAATTTTGAGGTGAGTGATGGGACGAACATCCTGTGATGTAAAAGATTATTATCCCGAGCAGGTGAAGCAGCTGCTGGAGCGGGTGAACACGGAATGGCCCGCCGACAGAGCGATCTGTTTACTTGGTTTCGGTGAATCGATGAAGTGGCTGAGCCGCCTGCTGAATGAACGGGTTGCAGGCCTCTACGATGATCGTACCGAGTTCGTGGGCTTTGATATTGCGCAGCGACGCGTGATGTCGCTGGATGACTACGCCGTAACGGGCGATGCAGGGTTGCTGATTTGTCCCGAATTCCTTCCGCAGATAGAAGCATTACTTCGACGGGTGATGGATCGTCCGGATTTGAAGCATGCGCCGGTTATTTGGAATATTCCGCATGCCTATACGCCATGTGATGACGAGGACTGGGCCGCACCTGTCATTCAACGCGCGGCTTTGCGAGGCACATCAGTAAACTCTCCTGATCGGTTATACAACTTGATGCAGTGTGTGCGGGAAACGCAGGGGGTGGACGGGGACATTATTGAATGCGGATGCTTTGCCGGGGGAACATCAGCTGTGATATGGGAGACCCTGCAGGCAATGGGCGATGCGCGGTCGTTGACTATGTTTGATAGTTTCAGTGGCTTCCCTCCGCATGATCTTGGTGTCGATAAGCGCTGGAATGGTACTTTTTCCAATGTATCCTTAGCCGAAGTCCGCCGGAATTTTTCCGACTGTGACGGAGTTGCCATTGTTGACGGGAACATGATCGAGACCCTGTCTGCATTTACGGGGAAACTCTCCTTTGCGCATATTGATGTGGATTCCTATGAAACGGCAGCATCTGTGACGCCGCGTATCTGGGATCGCCTGAGTCCGGGCGGGATTCTTCTGTTTGATGACTACGGATTCTTGCCGAATTGTCTGCCGTTGAAAATATATGTCGATGATTTCTTTCGGGAGCAGACGAATGTCTTCTGTTTCTTTCTTCCGTCCAATGGATATCTGGTGAAAAAGCATCACTGATGGATGATCCGCTTACAAAGGAGCTGAAAGAGAAGCTCTTCCTGCCTGAGCTGAACCGTATCGATTTTGTTCGGCGTTTTCGTTCCTGCCTTGAAACGGCCGTTTCATTGCATGAGTTGACCGGATATGTTGAGGCGGTGTACCTGCACGATGAGAAAGCCATGGATGGCTTTTCTCGTCTGGCACTTCTGCTGTTTGAGCAGGGGAAATACGAACATGCTGAAAAACTTTGGCGTGTAGACATGGAGCGGGGACGTATTGGCTGGTGGCAGCAGCTTCGTTATGCGGAGTGTCTGAGCGCGCTGAACGGAGTGGCTACGGCCGAAGAATGGATTTCGTTGGTTTATGATAAATATCCGGCTGCGCGAAATGGATATGCCTCGCTTGGGTGGCTGGTTCGGGAATCGAATCCGGAAAAGGCGCAGTTGCTTTTCGAAAGAGATGTGGAAGAGGGACGTTTAACTTCGGGGTTCCAGTTGAATTACGCGGTCTTTGCGGCTGAACAGGGCCGGATGGCACACGCTGTTCAACTCGTTGAAGCGAGTTATGCGCGGCAACCCAGTTTGAAAGATGGCTTTGCGCGTATTGCCAAAGTGATCATGGCGGATAGGGCGGAGTTTTCAGAAGTTGATGCACTATATCGAAAAGATGCCGGGCAGCACCGGCTTTCGGTTGATGCTATGGGGAGCTATTTGCGAGCATTGATTGGAAGAAATGATATCGAGATCGCGCAACAGTTCATTGCCTTTGTGAAGCCTTTCGGAGTTAAAAAGCACGTCGAATTATGTGTGCAGGTCGCGGAACGTATCAGCAGATCCGGATCGTTGGAAGAGGTTTCGAAGCAAAAATATGTGCGTGAGTTGAGTTCTTTTGTTGAGGGGCAGACGTCGTTAAGTCTCAGAATCTGTTTGTGTCTGGTGCGTCTAGGGATGCGA comes from Spartobacteria bacterium and encodes:
- a CDS encoding RraA family protein, with the protein product MVVSDVITDMDLNTLCSGLFSDNLDRMGFCKQIVSGWKSNWMPFRFMGRARTIRLEALETSDERIEEGLTFLESLHSGDVFLVEGCDQFAYFGELMTRLSVRQGVSGVIIDGLTRDSVYTHVQHDLPMLFRGLTPVDIKGRGRVAACDETIHIGGVAVEPGQFVFADSDALVVVPPECEEELYEAIQRNITDEKDVIELIDCGASVAEILCRVHEF